In Schistocerca serialis cubense isolate TAMUIC-IGC-003099 chromosome 3, iqSchSeri2.2, whole genome shotgun sequence, the following proteins share a genomic window:
- the LOC126471037 gene encoding location of vulva defective 1-like — MESKSKKGEKIENKDDKPELAWVETVLGEMKNEFNKQLSFASYKTDYGSKKNSASSVSTKKLDTRKAESAKGANNERKRSAPSHKSGGSKSSTGKSVHSKPSTSKTNNTKQHSKQVVIVKPLPVKQATTKSTSSSPVAERVSKNASTRKSAVLSGTDTSSKGYTKKQDRITTAPSATTTKRGAPSTESADKKNDKKCDVNMGGNHLSGIKQNVCKAVRDKLTVAPVVAAVFNTGDKMSVESSTTVIPETTRTKAITVSDMIRSNSRTVTTSISNTAAASKSTLRATSTTRHAAAAAAAAVLSQPALLMCSTLVPLVMAVPPSSVQALPLHLVYKPL, encoded by the exons ATGGAGAGCAAATCTAAGAAAGGGGAAAAGATAGAAAATAAGGACGATAAGCCGGAATTAGCATGGGTGGAAACAGTGCTTggtgaaatgaaaaatgaattcAATAAGCAGTTATCGTTTGCTAGCTACAAAACGGATTACGGTTCCAAGAAAAACAGTGCCAGTAGTGTGTCGACGAAGAAGCTCGATACACGGAAAGCAGAATCTGCAAAAGGTGCAAACAATGAACGTAAAAGATCTGCTCCATCTCACAAATCTGGTGGTTCGAAATCCTCAACAGGAAAGTCTGTTCACAGTAAACCTAGTACTTCAAAAACTAATAATACTAAACAGCATTCCAAACAAGTTGTAATTGTGAAGCCGCTTCCTGTGAAGCAGGCAACTACAAAATCAACAAGCAGCAGTCCTGTAGCGGAAAGAGTGAGTAAAAATGCCAGCACCAGGAAGTCTGCTGTGCTTTCAGGTACAGATACCTCTAGCAAGGGGTATACCAAGAAACAGGATAGAATCACTACTGCCCCCAGTGCTACAACAACAAAACGTGGAGCACCATCCACAGAATCAGCTGACAAGAAAAATGATAAGAAATGTGATGTAAACATGGGTGGCAATCATCTTTCTGGTATAAAACAGAATGTTTGTAAAGCAGTTAGAGACAAGCTGACTGTAGCACCTGTAGTAGCGGCTGTTTTTAATACTGGGGATAAGATGTCTGTTGAGAGCTCCACCACTGTCATTCCTGAGACCACCAGAACTAAAGCAATCACAGTTAGTGATATGATTCGTTCTAACAGCAGAACTGTTACCACTTCAATCTCTAATACAGCTGCAGCCTCCAAATCCACCTTAAGAGCAACCTCAACTACCcgccatgctgctgctgctgctgctgctgcc GTGCTGTCGCAACCAGCACTATTAATGTGCTCAACACTGGTACCTCTAGTGATGGCTGTGCCACCTTCATCAGTACAGGCGTTGCCACTGCACCTTGTATACAAGCCCCTGTAG